The nucleotide window TGTTCCGCTATTTTCAGAGCCTGCTCAATATTGTGGACGCGACGAGTAAAAATCGCTCTCGCCACTTCTTCCTGTCGCTTCACCTGAGCCTTCATCTGGATAGTGCGCGCAGACCAGGCACCTCTCAGCTCATCATTGAGATGGCTCGCCGCACGCTGGCTGGCAAACGCAACGTACTGACGCAGCAGGTTATTAGCATCTGGCGCGGTTTCCGCAACCAGCTTCACGCTATCGTTGATGTTGCGTGCTGCATCACCCGGCATAAACTGGATATTGTTGATCAGGTCATCCAGCAGAGCAGCATCGACTTTGCTGTTTCCGACCATGCGTTGCTTGTAATAATCCGTCTGAGACCAGAAATCACGACGCGTATCCCATGAAGCCAGCTGCATCAGAAACTCTTTATAAGTCTCATCCATCACTGACGCCTGATCGGGCGCGGCAAGATTGGCTTTAATATCCAGATTACGCAGGAATTGCTGCTGGGAATAGTACCCACCCAGCATGTTAACCGTTGGCCGGTCGGTGATCGCCGTGGTGCTCCACTCTTGTTTTGCAAAGAAGGTATAGACCAGTGCTAACAGGGCGAATCCCAGCGCAATCCCCGCAATCCACAGCTTGCCTCCCCATAACACGCG belongs to Enterobacter cloacae and includes:
- the wzzE gene encoding ECA polysaccharide chain length modulation protein — encoded protein: MTQPLAGAKSVVTENELDIRGLFRVLWGGKLWIAGIALGFALLALVYTFFAKQEWSTTAITDRPTVNMLGGYYSQQQFLRNLDIKANLAAPDQASVMDETYKEFLMQLASWDTRRDFWSQTDYYKQRMVGNSKVDAALLDDLINNIQFMPGDAARNINDSVKLVAETAPDANNLLRQYVAFASQRAASHLNDELRGAWSARTIQMKAQVKRQEEVARAIFTRRVHNIEQALKIAEQRNISRSETNVPADELPDSEMFLLGRPMLQARLENLQAVGPDFDLDYDQNLAMLNTLNVGPAQDPRFQTYRYLRTPEEPVKRDSPRRAFLMIMWGIVGALTGAGVALTRRRTK